The following coding sequences lie in one Acidobacteriota bacterium genomic window:
- a CDS encoding DUF971 domain-containing protein codes for MVPVSIKLSAPGGVAVRWSDGHACTYSYAFLRRRCPCAICRDTPPVVKTEPDPFPILGKGPIAATGATPVGHYAIQFHWNDGHADGIYSYSYLREICPCEDCRGGKT; via the coding sequence GTGGTTCCTGTTTCCATCAAACTCTCGGCTCCTGGCGGCGTGGCTGTCAGGTGGAGCGACGGACATGCCTGCACCTATTCCTACGCCTTCCTCCGCCGGCGATGCCCCTGCGCCATCTGCCGCGACACTCCCCCCGTCGTCAAGACCGAGCCCGATCCCTTTCCGATCCTCGGAAAGGGCCCGATTGCCGCCACGGGAGCCACTCCCGTCGGCCATTACGCCATCCAGTTCCACTGGAATGACGGGCATGCCGACGGAATCTACTCCTACTCCTATTTGCGGGAGATTTGCCCCTGCGAAGACTGCCGGGGCGGAAAGACCTGA